A single window of Treponema primitia ZAS-1 DNA harbors:
- a CDS encoding sensor histidine kinase: MKTEQIQFKFHPRVFNSLGADLVTDDIVAIIELVKNSYDAGAAEVIISFVKEKTGEIYLEIMDNGKGMTKSIIETVWFTIATPYKEKNNSIKIKTMERKVSGEKGLGRLSTARLGSILEMYTKSDDETCWKVTLDWNKIADSQDESTMGGSIEKSVFPFKKYESGTILRIKNLYKDWNDEDTLTEMIEELKNNLSRFVSPFNKIEKTGAFKISLKTPLSETDIKIKSPEYLNSPIYLIKGHVENDGTVKYEYKYNDGTKRKTKKGIIAKPEIIPESSAKSQDDKNVSSKAKEVVFCGSFEFEFRVWDVDSESTELFTNRFDIKKKDLRNTISYHKGISVYRDGILVLPKTDTARDWLGLDLRRISRVGERISNRQIIGYVSITNENNPAIIDSSNREGFKDNKELRVFKKYLNKIVKKMEDYRSDSRTEGGHTEPPFSDILNRIFPGDLKDKVEAIIKNKGNYDDILNAIREYETDVDKAKEDLSKRAYYYSRMATIGTLSSFLIHEIRGRTGDITDLHNDLRKQEKNEIIKWSIIKDSLPPAENAVTSLESLADRFSPLAIKRINKAKNICDPVNELETIIKLFKQDLGKNGIMVKHNNISAILSVFPGEMSSIFFNLFSNAIYWLNNADKNNKVIEIQFNLSSDKTRLNIRFHDSGPGIEDGMEEKIFWPGITNRTDGFGMGLTVASELVSQYNGKMTLIKPGKFDGATFKFDLPIRSK; the protein is encoded by the coding sequence ATGAAAACCGAGCAAATACAGTTTAAATTCCACCCCCGTGTATTCAACTCATTAGGCGCCGATTTGGTAACCGATGATATTGTTGCGATTATTGAACTCGTTAAAAATTCCTATGATGCCGGGGCTGCTGAAGTCATTATATCCTTTGTCAAAGAGAAGACAGGAGAAATTTATCTGGAAATTATGGATAATGGTAAAGGAATGACTAAGTCAATTATTGAAACAGTCTGGTTCACCATTGCGACACCGTATAAGGAAAAAAATAACAGTATAAAAATAAAAACTATGGAACGTAAGGTTAGCGGAGAAAAAGGACTAGGCAGATTGTCCACTGCCCGGCTTGGTAGTATATTAGAGATGTATACAAAATCAGACGACGAAACTTGTTGGAAAGTAACCTTAGACTGGAATAAAATTGCTGATTCCCAAGATGAATCTACAATGGGCGGCAGTATAGAAAAATCGGTATTTCCTTTCAAAAAATATGAATCAGGAACAATTCTTAGGATAAAGAATCTATATAAAGATTGGAATGATGAAGATACCCTGACAGAAATGATTGAAGAATTAAAAAATAATTTATCAAGATTTGTATCCCCTTTCAATAAAATCGAAAAAACCGGTGCTTTTAAAATTTCATTAAAAACTCCGTTATCAGAAACTGATATTAAAATCAAAAGCCCTGAATATCTTAATTCCCCGATATATTTGATAAAAGGTCATGTGGAAAATGACGGTACTGTAAAATATGAGTATAAATATAATGATGGAACAAAAAGAAAAACAAAAAAGGGAATTATTGCTAAACCCGAAATTATACCGGAATCCTCTGCCAAATCTCAAGATGATAAAAATGTCTCATCGAAAGCGAAAGAAGTCGTTTTTTGTGGTTCCTTTGAATTTGAATTTCGCGTATGGGATGTGGATTCTGAAAGCACGGAATTATTTACCAATAGATTTGATATAAAGAAGAAAGATCTTCGTAATACTATTTCTTATCACAAGGGTATATCTGTATATCGTGATGGTATTCTTGTATTGCCAAAAACGGATACTGCCCGTGATTGGCTTGGCCTTGATCTTAGGAGAATCAGCCGTGTCGGTGAACGTATTAGCAACAGGCAAATAATCGGATATGTATCAATCACTAATGAAAATAACCCCGCAATAATTGATTCAAGCAACCGGGAGGGCTTTAAAGATAATAAAGAATTACGTGTATTTAAAAAATATTTAAACAAGATTGTAAAAAAAATGGAAGACTATCGATCTGATAGCCGAACCGAAGGCGGCCATACAGAACCTCCGTTTTCAGATATCTTGAATAGGATATTTCCCGGAGATTTGAAAGATAAGGTTGAAGCAATAATAAAAAACAAGGGGAATTACGATGATATTCTAAATGCTATTAGAGAATATGAAACTGATGTAGATAAGGCAAAGGAAGACCTTAGTAAGCGTGCTTATTACTATAGCCGAATGGCAACAATCGGTACTTTGTCATCTTTTCTTATACATGAAATACGGGGCAGAACAGGAGATATTACCGACTTGCATAATGATTTACGCAAACAGGAAAAAAATGAAATAATAAAATGGAGTATCATTAAAGATTCCCTGCCTCCTGCTGAAAATGCAGTAACATCGTTAGAATCATTGGCAGATAGATTTTCTCCCTTGGCAATTAAACGAATCAATAAAGCAAAAAATATTTGCGATCCGGTTAATGAATTAGAAACTATCATAAAATTATTTAAACAGGATTTAGGGAAAAATGGTATAATGGTCAAACATAATAATATTTCTGCAATTTTATCAGTATTTCCAGGAGAAATGAGTTCTATTTTTTTTAATCTTTTTTCAAATGCCATATATTGGTTGAATAATGCTGATAAAAATAATAAGGTTATAGAAATACAATTTAACCTGAGTTCTGATAAGACCAGATTAAATATTCGTTTTCACGATTCAGGCCCAGGGATAGAAGATGGAATGGAAGAAAAAATATTTTGGCCCGGTATTACAAATCGGACGGATGGTTTTGGTATGGGTTTAACTGTTGCGTCCGAACTTGTTTCTCAATATAATGGCAAAATGACGCTCATAAAGCCAGGAAAATTTGATGGGGCAACATTTAAATTTGATTTACCAATAAGGAGCAAATAA
- a CDS encoding AIPR family protein, which produces MSNDIILLNSTLNQLHSQMANSMTESDFFGLFVAEQIIKDYDLTYEEIEDGIVDGGDDGGIDAIFIFIDHELLTTDFEIETVKKSPNISIFLLQSKTSSSFSEIQIATTISSLLELFDLSKKEKDLKDKYNSKILNKVFLFRNAYISLSTKHPVLNIKYIYATKGDKTTIHHKVKSKGDQLRKELMNTLSGSDVEVKYFGARELLDLERVEKKYTLQLKFEENYISREDNYIVLSNLYEYYLFVSDNDNLRNYIFEFNVRDYEGNVEVNKDIENSLIENKDIDFWNLNNGITIICSKATIVGKTISMDDVQIVNGLQSTHIIFKYLSSRQDKNDEKRSILIKIIVTNDAARMDKIIKATNFQTRIKDTSFKATNNIQRDIEKYFYQNGWYYERRKNFYRNAHKPFEKIISISYLAQSVLTIILKEPNNARGRPTTLLKRDEDYQKIFNKNLDYSIFLFCARLMKEIDKFIKSKKMNVPWQDLSNAKFHIALQFLFNLLSTDYNVNDIDKIKNNPISTEELEKAAKIIIKKIKTYNSKTIDISPDKIVKSKEFLEYLLKTQPNIARNKL; this is translated from the coding sequence ATGTCTAATGATATAATTTTGTTGAACAGCACATTGAATCAACTACACTCACAAATGGCTAATTCTATGACAGAATCAGATTTTTTTGGTTTATTTGTAGCAGAACAGATTATTAAAGATTATGATTTAACTTATGAAGAGATTGAAGATGGGATTGTAGATGGTGGTGATGATGGAGGCATTGATGCGATTTTCATTTTTATTGATCATGAATTATTAACAACTGATTTTGAAATTGAAACTGTAAAAAAATCTCCTAATATCAGTATATTTTTATTGCAATCAAAAACATCTTCAAGTTTTTCTGAAATTCAAATCGCTACTACAATTTCAAGTTTATTGGAACTATTTGATTTATCCAAAAAAGAAAAAGACCTTAAAGATAAATACAATTCAAAGATACTTAATAAAGTATTTTTATTCAGAAATGCATATATAAGTCTTTCAACAAAGCATCCTGTATTAAATATTAAATATATTTATGCTACTAAGGGTGATAAAACTACTATTCATCATAAGGTAAAAAGCAAGGGAGATCAACTTCGTAAAGAATTAATGAACACCTTATCAGGTTCAGATGTCGAAGTAAAATATTTTGGAGCAAGAGAATTATTAGACCTTGAAAGAGTTGAAAAAAAATATACTCTACAGCTCAAATTTGAGGAAAATTATATATCAAGGGAAGATAATTATATTGTTTTATCAAATTTATACGAATATTATTTATTTGTTTCTGATAATGACAATTTGCGTAACTATATTTTTGAATTTAATGTCAGGGATTATGAAGGTAATGTTGAGGTAAATAAAGACATTGAAAATAGTCTTATCGAAAATAAGGATATTGATTTTTGGAATCTAAATAATGGTATAACTATTATTTGTTCTAAAGCAACTATAGTCGGAAAAACAATTTCTATGGATGACGTGCAAATAGTCAATGGTCTACAGTCAACACATATTATTTTTAAATATCTTAGTTCAAGACAGGATAAGAACGATGAAAAGCGATCTATTCTTATTAAAATCATTGTAACAAATGATGCCGCTAGGATGGATAAAATAATAAAAGCAACAAATTTTCAAACAAGGATCAAAGATACATCATTTAAGGCTACAAATAATATTCAAAGAGATATTGAAAAATATTTTTACCAAAATGGATGGTATTATGAAAGAAGGAAAAACTTTTATAGAAATGCTCATAAACCCTTTGAAAAAATAATAAGCATTTCTTATTTAGCTCAATCTGTCTTGACTATAATATTAAAAGAACCAAATAATGCCAGGGGCAGGCCAACGACATTGCTAAAAAGAGACGAAGATTACCAAAAAATATTTAACAAAAATCTTGATTATTCAATATTTCTTTTTTGTGCAAGGCTTATGAAGGAAATTGATAAATTCATAAAATCAAAGAAAATGAATGTGCCTTGGCAAGACTTGTCCAATGCTAAGTTTCATATAGCCTTGCAATTTCTATTTAATCTTCTTTCTACTGATTATAATGTCAATGATATTGATAAAATAAAAAATAATCCTATTTCTACAGAAGAATTAGAAAAGGCGGCAAAAATTATTATCAAAAAAATAAAAACATATAATTCAAAGACAATAGATATTTCACCGGACAAAATCGTAAAATCAAAAGAATTCTTAGAATATTTATTAAAGACACAGCCTAATATTGCAAGGAATAAACTATGA
- a CDS encoding restriction endonuclease subunit S gives MIYNETKFNAHWDTKKLNQLGIFSRGKSKHRPRNDKILFSNGRYPLIQTGDVKSANLFISKHSQNYNEYGLKQSKLWDTGTLCITIAANIAETGILTYPMCFPDSVVGFNADKNESSEYFMHYVFKYIRNSIQNSVQGSIQDNINIDYLSLLEFKIPQKKYQDKIVHLLLSIDKKIEFNNKINAELESILKNIYDYWFIQFDFPDKKGKPYKSSGGKMVRNEELKKEIPEGWNSIQINNILQKVPKRERIQNSEILKIGLYPVIDQSENFIAGFTNNKASVYMYNIPYIIFGDHTRIIKIINFDFARGADGTQVLISNNCRMPQFLLYYIVKNIDLSNYGYARHFKYLKDYKVILPDERIGHEFNNLANNFYTKIKQNVFENQQLISLRDWLLPMLMNGQVVIK, from the coding sequence ATGATATATAATGAAACCAAGTTTAATGCGCATTGGGATACAAAAAAATTGAATCAATTGGGAATATTCTCAAGAGGAAAATCAAAGCATAGGCCAAGAAATGACAAAATATTGTTTTCTAACGGTAGATACCCATTAATTCAAACAGGTGATGTCAAGTCTGCAAATCTCTTTATTTCTAAGCATAGCCAAAACTATAATGAATACGGATTAAAACAAAGTAAATTATGGGATACGGGGACTTTGTGTATAACAATTGCTGCAAATATTGCTGAAACCGGGATTCTTACTTACCCTATGTGTTTTCCTGATAGTGTTGTCGGATTTAATGCTGATAAAAATGAATCATCCGAATATTTTATGCACTATGTTTTTAAATATATTAGAAATTCAATACAGAATTCAGTACAGGGTAGTATACAAGATAATATTAATATAGATTATCTATCATTGCTTGAATTTAAAATACCTCAAAAAAAATATCAGGATAAAATTGTGCATTTGTTGTTATCGATAGATAAAAAGATAGAATTTAATAATAAAATCAATGCCGAACTGGAGTCAATACTAAAAAATATTTACGACTATTGGTTTATCCAATTTGACTTTCCTGATAAGAAAGGAAAACCATATAAATCATCCGGCGGAAAAATGGTTCGGAATGAGGAATTAAAAAAAGAAATACCGGAAGGATGGAATTCTATACAAATAAATAATATCCTTCAGAAAGTTCCAAAAAGAGAGCGAATACAAAATTCAGAAATACTTAAAATAGGATTGTATCCGGTTATTGATCAGAGCGAGAATTTTATAGCTGGGTTTACTAATAACAAGGCATCTGTGTATATGTATAATATACCTTATATTATATTTGGCGATCATACTCGAATTATCAAGATTATTAATTTTGATTTTGCAAGGGGGGCAGATGGAACACAGGTATTGATTTCAAATAATTGTAGAATGCCTCAATTTTTACTATATTATATTGTCAAAAATATAGATCTCTCAAATTATGGGTATGCAAGGCATTTTAAATATTTGAAAGACTATAAAGTTATTTTGCCTGATGAAAGAATCGGACATGAATTTAATAATTTAGCAAATAATTTTTATACAAAAATAAAGCAAAACGTTTTTGAAAATCAGCAACTTATTTCCCTTCGCGATTGGCTTTTACCTATGCTTATGAACGGACAGGTGGTGATAAAATGA